The following nucleotide sequence is from Deltaproteobacteria bacterium.
CCCACATGAGCCGCTTCGTCGAGGCCCTGGAGGCCTGGGGCGACCGGGTCGACTACCACGGCTTCAGACACCTCTTGGAGGACCTGTCCCAGCGCCTGGACGCGTCGCGCTCCCACCTGGCCTTTTCCTTTCCCTACTTCATGGCCCTGGCGGCCCCGGTCAGCGGCAGTCGTGCCCTCATGGACTGTCAATGCCGTTTGTCCGGGACCCTTGGTCGAAACGGGTTCACCATGACCCTCGGAGTCGAGGTCCCGGTCATGACCGTCTGCCCATGCTCCCTGGCCATTTCCAGCGTCGGGGCCCACAGCCAGCGGGCTCTGGTAAATATGCTGGTCACCTTCTCGGGATTTCTCTGGATCGAGGATCTGGCGGCCATCGGCCGGGAGTCGGCCTCCTCCCCGGTCTTCGCCCTTTTGAAACGCGAAGACGAAAAAAAAATCACCGAATCAGCCTTTGACCATCCCTGCTTTGTCGAGGATGTGGTCCGGGCCGCGGCCCAGCGTCTGGAGGCCCACCCCCTGGTCAAGACCTACCGGGTGGAGGTCGAAAGCCTCGAATCCATCCACAATCACAACGCCTTTGCCAGCATTGCCGGACCGAGCGGAAACACAGACAAGGCCCCCCGGGTCCCTAACGGACCGGAACCTCTATAACTATAAGGAAAAATTATGGATCATCTGGGAAATTTCATGGATGCCCTAGCCAAGGAACAGCTCAAGGCCGTCAAGGACATGTCCAAGGCCAAAAACCTCGAGGAAAGAAAGATCCACTCCGAGATCGTTCTGAATCTGTCCAGATCCATGGCCATGATGATGGACAGCGCCGCCAACGTCATGACCGGATTGGATCAGGACATGCCCTTCGAGGATTGAGGCTGTCT
It contains:
- a CDS encoding GTP cyclohydrolase I FolE2, translated to MPRPIDRVGIASLKRPIVVRDQARGWQHAVADITMSVDLPARFKGTHMSRFVEALEAWGDRVDYHGFRHLLEDLSQRLDASRSHLAFSFPYFMALAAPVSGSRALMDCQCRLSGTLGRNGFTMTLGVEVPVMTVCPCSLAISSVGAHSQRALVNMLVTFSGFLWIEDLAAIGRESASSPVFALLKREDEKKITESAFDHPCFVEDVVRAAAQRLEAHPLVKTYRVEVESLESIHNHNAFASIAGPSGNTDKAPRVPNGPEPL